AACCGCTTGAGCCGCGACGCGCTGCCCAGTTGGCCGGGATTGAGGAACTCGAAGATGCTCCACAGCTCGCCGATGTGGTTCTCGACCGGCGTCCCGGTCAGCGCCAGGCGGTGCCGGGCACGCAACAGCCGGCACGCCTTGGCAGCCTGGCTGCCGGCATTCTTGATCGACTGGGCCTCGTCGAGGACGACGTAGTCGAACTCGACCTCGCGATGGCGGACGATGTCGCGGCGGAGCGTGCCGTAGGTGGTGAGGACGACGTCGTGATCGGTCATCGACCCGGCTGCCTCGCCACGCGTGTTGCCGGTGTGGTTGAGGACGCGCAGCTGCGGCGCGAAGCGAGTCGCCTCCTCGATCCAGTTGAACACCAGGCTCTTGGGCACGATGACCAGCGACGGGCGGTGGCCGAGGCCACCGGCCTCGAGGGTCGCCCGACGGCGGACGAGCATCGCCAGGACCTGGATCGTCTTGCCAAGACCCATGTCGTCGGCCAGGCAGCCGCCCAGCCCCATCCGCTCCAGGAACGTCAGCCAGCCGAGGCCCTCGCGCTGGTAGTGGCGCAGCGTCCCCTGGAATCCGGTCGGCTCGGTTTCCGCCTCCGGCCGATCGCCGGCCGCCAGCTCGGCACGCAGGTGCGCGAACGCCTCGTCCACCTGCGACTGCGGCTGCCCGGCGAGCAGGGCGTCGAGGAGGGCGACCTGGAGCCGGCTGTAGCGCAGCCGGCCGTCGTGCCGTGTCGCCAGGGCGATCATCGGCTCGAACTGCTCGGCCATCCCCTCCGGCAGGATCCCCAGCGAGCCGTCGGACAGCTCCACCGCACGCGATCCGGAGGCAAGCGCCTCGAGAATCGCGGGGAGGTCGCCGGTCACGCCGCCGAAGTCGATGCTCCCGGCGAGTTCGAACCAGTCGATTCCGCTGGTCACGTTCCAGGCGACGCTGCCCGCCGGACGGTAACGGCGGCCCGAGACCTCGACGTTCCAGCCGGCGGCCGCGAGCTGCGGCACCGACGCGTCGAGCCGCGCCCGGGCCATCTCGACGTGGTGATCGGGGGGCGTGCCCGCGGCGTCGGGCCGGGCCGGCGAGGCACCGAGGCGCACCAGATGACCCAGTGCCACGCGCTCGGCGGCACGGTTGCGGCGCACGAGCAACCGTCGGTCGGCATCGGCGGCGCCCCCCGCCGGATCGTCGGCGGCGACCGACAGACCGCCGTAATCGAACCACACCCGTCCCGCCAGCTGGACGCGCGGGGCGGTCCGTCGGCGCCGCGCCGGCCCGGCATCGGCCGGCTCGTCGTCGATCACCGTCCGGGAGTCGTCGAGGACGAGCCGGGGGCGCGGCGAACCCGATTCCACGGTCCAGCGGCACCACGCCGGCAGCTCCAGCCGCGGCATGTCGGCCAGCGCCGCCAAGCGCACGATCAACTGATCGACCTGGGCCCCGGCGCATTCGAGCGGCCCACGCCGCTCGAACTGCTCCATCCAGCCGGTCGCCTCCTCGACCGCCAGCCGGGCGAGCCGGTCGGCGAAGATCACCAGCCCCGCTCGGAGGATCGCGCGCGGTTCGGCCAGTTCGCGGCGCTCGCTCCCGCGGACGAGCATTCCGCGGAGTGTGGCCTTGCCCGGCCGAGGTCCGGTCGCGGGGCCGTCGCTCATCTCGCGGAGCGACTCACCGCGGAGCTCGGCGCGCTCGTCGGGGCCGAGCACCAACGCGAACGACCAGGGGCGGCCGCCGTCCCAGGTGAGCGGGATGACCGTGTCGGGGTGGCGGCGGGCGTCGGGCTGGATCACCAGCCGCCCGCTTTCGCACAGTGCGGCGAGGCGTGCCGACGCGGCCCGTGGGTTGACGGCGATCCGGGCGATCGTCCGCCGCTCCAGGGCCTCTCCGCTCCCGTCCCCCACCACCTGGGCGCCGACCAGCCCGGCGAGGATCTCCTGCTCGGCGGCATCGAGGTCGTCGAAGGGGACCTCGGTGCCGGGGCCGGAGCCGATGATCACCGCCCGTGGGCGTCCCGTCGCCTGGCCGGCGACGTCGAGCTGCATCCGGG
This genomic stretch from Planctomycetota bacterium harbors:
- a CDS encoding DEAD/DEAH box helicase — translated: MSSFQQRLFHLFDPADVAAARAVDEIRVSCPRVGRVQAVVSQEAGVVHEVHLELSAGRRGGMTLEVRCSTDRGRLGEPCAILAAVLLEVDRRGLLSRIGDHTPLVLEVLPDEGAADEIEDDAFAPAAEDDDDSPAAAVPVAPPVAADRRGGRQPAWLTDLEERRRLVEPAVRGRGFPLAEARRQGGGLVFLLDLGASTESRSAILLPARMQLDVAGQATGRPRAVIIGSGPGTEVPFDDLDAAEQEILAGLVGAQVVGDGSGEALERRTIARIAVNPRAASARLAALCESGRLVIQPDARRHPDTVIPLTWDGGRPWSFALVLGPDERAELRGESLREMSDGPATGPRPGKATLRGMLVRGSERRELAEPRAILRAGLVIFADRLARLAVEEATGWMEQFERRGPLECAGAQVDQLIVRLAALADMPRLELPAWCRWTVESGSPRPRLVLDDSRTVIDDEPADAGPARRRRTAPRVQLAGRVWFDYGGLSVAADDPAGGAADADRRLLVRRNRAAERVALGHLVRLGASPARPDAAGTPPDHHVEMARARLDASVPQLAAAGWNVEVSGRRYRPAGSVAWNVTSGIDWFELAGSIDFGGVTGDLPAILEALASGSRAVELSDGSLGILPEGMAEQFEPMIALATRHDGRLRYSRLQVALLDALLAGQPQSQVDEAFAHLRAELAAGDRPEAETEPTGFQGTLRHYQREGLGWLTFLERMGLGGCLADDMGLGKTIQVLAMLVRRRATLEAGGLGHRPSLVIVPKSLVFNWIEEATRFAPQLRVLNHTGNTRGEAAGSMTDHDVVLTTYGTLRRDIVRHREVEFDYVVLDEAQSIKNAGSQAAKACRLLRARHRLALTGTPVENHIGELWSIFEFLNPGQLGSASRLKRFLAGGQGTGAAEVVARAVKPFLLRRTKAQVLSDLPEKTEQTIFCELGESQRKTYDELREHYRLELSGRIGRLGIGKARFAVLEALLRLRQTACHPALIDPSRIDEPGAKLETLLEQLGEVIDEGHKVLVFSQFTSFLAILRHHLDGRGQTYEYLDGKTTDRQARVTRFQEDPDCRLFLVSLKAGGQGLNLTAADYIYILDPWWNPAVEAQAVDRAHRIGQTRRVFAYRLIARDTVEEKILALQARKRELADSIVRADENMITSLSADDVELLLS